Below is a window of Cytobacillus firmus DNA.
GATAGCCCCTTTTCCTGTCCATCCGTCCACAAATTGAATTTCACAGCCGGGATGTGAGTTTAGAATATGCTTTATGGCATTTTCGTCAATCCCCCTGTCCCTGATAATGGAAATGCTGTAATGCGGCAAACTCACACCATAAACTTCAGAAAGATACCTCTTTATCAGAATTCCAACAGGTGTTCCTGCTCTCGCGAGAGAAACTAAAACAGTATTTTTTCCTTTTTGCTTCCAGATCTGCTCAGAAACCGCTCCTGTTGACAATGCTGTTTTCCGTTTATAAACATCAAGCGTTTCCCAAAACAGAGAAAGGTATTTTTCAGGCGGCTGATATTCAATAGGAAGCGTTTCACTATAATGCTGACCGGACTGAATGTTTTTTTCTCTTTGTTCAATGGATCCTTCAAGTGAATATCCACTTAAATCCTTCAATAAAAAGATAACATCATCTTTACTATATGAACCAAATTTATCTGCTGTTTTATTCATTTTTTCCACCTCCGTTAAAGTAGACTACTTTTACATTTTTAATATATTTTTTTAATTGATTGATAAAAGGCATAAGGAAATCTTTTTCCGGTTCTCTTTCAAAAAACAGGAACACTTCATCATAACAACCGTCTGGAATGTTATAAACATATTGTGCCATTTCAGGGTCTTCAGGATTTTCAAAGGAAATGCCGTATTGTGCTCCATAGTCTTTATCATTTCTTACAAAGATGGGACTGCGTGTTGTTGAGTGGAACTTTACGCTTTCCCCCATTAAGGAGGCAAGCTTCATAGGGATATACATGAACTCCCCGGTTCCGAGACATAATGTATTTCTTCCATCCCGTTTTCGGGATAAGAATTGGCCAATCTCTGCTAATGACACACTTAATCCGGCCTGGCGTTTTGCATCCAGCCCGAAACGGCCCGAATCTTTTAAATAGGGAATACTTCTGATCTCACCGCTTAAAGTAACTGATGGTTCGTTCGTCCGGCCTAATAATTCAGGGAATTCTTTACTTATATCAATATAGGAAATCTGTGCAGTTTGTCCTGAAAGCTCGCCTGCTGACTGACCTTTATTCACATCAGGAGTCCCATTTACATCGATCTCCCCTTTTAGAAGAGACACATTGTTAATAATAATGCCCAGCTCTTTTTCCAAATCATCAAACAGGATTTGATCTTTTGGGGAACGCCAATCCAGGATGGAGACGACTGTATATATCTTTCTCGGAAAGCGTTCATGGATGGAGCGGATGATATTAATAGCTGTTTTCCCTGTAGTCATTTCATCATCGACAAGTATAATCTCCCTCTTGTTATCCAAAAGGTCTGCATCTGCATAGCATCTGTGTGAAGTAGCATGAGAATGCTCTTCTTCAAAAGTTATGACTGAATTCTGATTTGCCAGCTGCTCTCTTGTTGTATGAAAGTAATCGGCACGTTTAAATGATTGAAAGAAAGCATGTCCAAGTGCCGTTGCTGTCTCGGCAAATCCAATAATAACCGGGTTATGGTCTTTATCAATAAAAGGACTGCTGTTCAAGAAATCTGTACCGTTTTCAATAGCGGATAAAAGCTCTGCGGCCTTTCCGGTCTCCACCTTCTTCACCTTCTCCATATAACGGCTGGCGAGCAATTCTCCTGTCAGAAGTCCGATCTTAGGGTCTATCGGTATATGCTTCCCGAGTACTTTGCTGACAAATAAGAAAGATCTTTTCTTGTTAATTCTTGCTGCCATGACAAATAAATCTTCAGGGAGCAGCTCATATGGGTTCTCGGTTATATGAATATCAACGGTTAATGAGTTGAGTATCTGAATTGAATGTTTCGTTTTTGAGTAGATCAATGTATGTGATCTCATCCTGCAGCACCCCGTATACTTCTGATTTTAATAATATTTTTTTTGCCCAATATAAATGGGGTTTAATTTCATTCATTTTGTTTTGATAATTGCTTTTCATAACCCCTATTTTTCCGCCGGCCTGACCGGCGATGCTCTGAGCATCCAGGTACTCTTCAAGTGTTACCGTATTCAATGCCTGTACAGGCCTAATGTGGGTTGGATGAATAATGGTTTTCCCTGTTAAGCCATTTGAAATATCCATTGCAATTTCTCTTATTAAACCATCCATATGCCGATCAATTAAGTCCGTTCTCAT
It encodes the following:
- a CDS encoding phosphoribosyltransferase family protein produces the protein MRSHTLIYSKTKHSIQILNSLTVDIHITENPYELLPEDLFVMAARINKKRSFLFVSKVLGKHIPIDPKIGLLTGELLASRYMEKVKKVETGKAAELLSAIENGTDFLNSSPFIDKDHNPVIIGFAETATALGHAFFQSFKRADYFHTTREQLANQNSVITFEEEHSHATSHRCYADADLLDNKREIILVDDEMTTGKTAINIIRSIHERFPRKIYTVVSILDWRSPKDQILFDDLEKELGIIINNVSLLKGEIDVNGTPDVNKGQSAGELSGQTAQISYIDISKEFPELLGRTNEPSVTLSGEIRSIPYLKDSGRFGLDAKRQAGLSVSLAEIGQFLSRKRDGRNTLCLGTGEFMYIPMKLASLMGESVKFHSTTRSPIFVRNDKDYGAQYGISFENPEDPEMAQYVYNIPDGCYDEVFLFFEREPEKDFLMPFINQLKKYIKNVKVVYFNGGGKNE